Proteins from a genomic interval of Candidatus Binatia bacterium:
- a CDS encoding anhydro-N-acetylmuramic acid kinase, producing MTAPKRGAWRPEPALIGKSTTTAGTVRAIGLMSGTSADGMDAAAVLIEGGDAPRRATKLVALRSVPFESALRAEILLAQEGDLPMRRLFALAVALGEAGADVARQAHAAAGWNEPPDVIGFHGQTVFHDPRGERSGRPLTTQIGEAAVVAHALGAPVVSNFRMADVLEGGEGAPLVPRFDYNQFGSGTADRVLLNLGGIANLTRIPAASPIGAITAFDCGPGNMLLDGLVAALRPDGPGYDGGGALAARGRVDEAVLAEFLAHPFFARKPPKSAGREEFGAEFRERFLKRTEGRSLEDRLRTAVEITAAGVAGGIEQSGSGAPDEVIVSGGGAKNAALLDAIRSRLPKSAVRTTDEFGVPSEAKEAMAFAFLAAESLAGRPGNVPAATGARKEVVLGSITLAPIPRR from the coding sequence ATGACCGCACCGAAGCGCGGGGCGTGGCGGCCGGAGCCCGCTCTGATCGGGAAGTCGACGACGACCGCCGGCACGGTCCGCGCGATCGGTCTCATGAGCGGCACGTCGGCCGACGGCATGGACGCGGCCGCCGTTCTCATCGAGGGAGGCGACGCGCCGCGACGCGCCACGAAGCTCGTCGCGCTCCGGTCGGTGCCGTTCGAGAGCGCGCTCCGTGCCGAGATCCTCCTCGCCCAGGAGGGCGACCTTCCGATGCGGCGGCTGTTCGCCCTGGCAGTCGCCCTGGGCGAGGCGGGCGCCGACGTGGCCCGCCAGGCGCACGCGGCGGCGGGGTGGAACGAGCCCCCCGACGTGATCGGCTTCCACGGCCAGACCGTATTCCACGACCCGCGCGGCGAGCGCTCGGGGCGACCGCTCACGACGCAGATCGGCGAGGCCGCGGTCGTCGCGCACGCGCTGGGCGCGCCCGTCGTATCGAACTTCCGGATGGCCGACGTGCTCGAAGGGGGCGAGGGCGCCCCGCTGGTGCCGCGGTTCGACTACAACCAGTTCGGGTCCGGCACCGCCGACCGCGTGCTCCTGAACCTGGGCGGGATCGCGAACCTCACGCGCATTCCCGCGGCGTCTCCGATCGGGGCCATCACGGCGTTCGACTGCGGGCCGGGGAACATGCTCCTGGACGGCCTCGTGGCCGCGCTGCGCCCGGACGGGCCGGGATACGATGGCGGGGGCGCCCTCGCGGCCCGCGGCCGCGTGGATGAGGCCGTGCTCGCCGAGTTTCTCGCGCATCCCTTCTTCGCGAGGAAGCCGCCGAAGAGCGCTGGGCGCGAGGAGTTCGGCGCCGAATTCCGGGAGCGGTTCCTGAAGCGGACCGAGGGCCGGTCGCTGGAGGACCGGCTGCGCACCGCGGTCGAGATCACGGCGGCCGGCGTCGCGGGCGGGATCGAGCAGTCGGGATCCGGCGCTCCGGACGAGGTGATCGTGTCCGGGGGCGGGGCGAAGAACGCGGCGCTGCTCGACGCGATCCGCTCCCGCCTTCCGAAGAGCGCCGTTCGAACCACCGACGAATTCGGCGTCCCCTCCGAGGCCAAGGAGGCGATGGCGTTCGCCTTTCTGGCCGCGGAGAGCCTGGCGGGTCGGCCGGGCAACGTCCCGGCCGCGACCGGCGCCCGGAAGGAGGTCGTGCTTGGCAGCATCACGCTGGCTCCCATTCCCAGGCGATAG